The DNA sequence GAGGAATTTGTGCCGGCGGCATATCAATCGCAGGCGTATGCCGATAGTCCTTTGCCTGTTGGACTGGGCCAGACCATTTCTCAGCCGTATATTGTCGCGTTGATGACGCAGGAGCTGCGGCTGAATAATTTTTGCGAGGTGCTCGAGATTGGCACCGGCAGCGGGTATCAAACCGCTATTTTGAGCAAGCTGGCAAAAAAAGTCTATACGATAGAGAGGTTCGCTGAACTGTCCGAGTCAGCCCAGGCAGTTTTGGGCAGATTAGGTATCGGCAATGTCGAATTTTGTATAGGTGACGGCAGCTGCGGGTGGCCCGAGCAGAGGAGTTTTGACCGCATCATCATTACCGCGGCGGTGCCGAAAATGCCGCAACCTTTGATAGAACAGCTTGCGGAGGGCGGCGTTATAGTCGGGCCTGTCGGTTA is a window from the Phycisphaerae bacterium genome containing:
- a CDS encoding protein-L-isoaspartate(D-aspartate) O-methyltransferase, encoding MNSQESKDRFAKAREQMLKLDLTGRGITDPGVLKVMKEVRREEFVPAAYQSQAYADSPLPVGLGQTISQPYIVALMTQELRLNNFCEVLEIGTGSGYQTAILSKLAKKVYTIERFAELSESAQAVLGRLGIGNVEFCIGDGSCGWPEQRSFDRIIITAAVPKMPQPLIEQLAEGGVIVGPVGYLGIQELRVCEKKKGKITCGVACDCRFVKLLGKYGFDEAED